The Rhododendron vialii isolate Sample 1 chromosome 5a, ASM3025357v1 genome contains a region encoding:
- the LOC131325980 gene encoding vacuolar cation/proton exchanger 3-like isoform X2, whose product MENGNIKGLSKETRHGRTAHNMSSSSLRKKSDLALVSKVPCGLVRLLLANLQEVILGTKLSVLFPAIPAAIVAKCYGFGDPWVFALSLLGLTPLAERVSFLTEQIAYYTGPTVGGLLNATCGNATELIIAIFALIQYKVDVVKYSLLGSILSNLLLVLGTSLFCGGIANLTKEQKFDRRQGDVNSLLLLMALLCHILPLMFRYTGNSVAMTAKPTLLLSRVCSIIMLIGYFAYLVFQLWTHRQVFETQEEEDDSDDLTSQEAPVIGFWSGFAWLAAMTAIIALLSEFVVGTIENASESWGISVSFISIILLPIVGNAAEHAGAVIFAFKNKLDISLGVALGSATQIAVFVVPLCVVTAWICGIKMDLDFNLLETGSLALSIIVTAFTLQDGTSHYMKGFVLLLCYIVIGACFFVSPTPTINQANVLDLGVKSSTGGIFRA is encoded by the exons AACATCAAGGGCCTGAGCAAGGAGACTAGGCATGGCCGGACGGCGCACAACATGTCGTCCTCATCCCTGCGCAAAAAGTCTGATTTGGCCCTGGTTTCCAAAGTCCCCTGCGGGCTTGTTAGACTGTTGCTGGCTAATCTTCAGGAGGTCATTTTAGGGACTAAGCTTTCCGTTCTTTTTCCGGCCATTCCAGCAGCTATTGTAGCGAAGTGTTATGGATTTGGAGAT CCGTGGGTTTTTGCTTTGAGCTTACTAGGACTCACCCCTCTAGCGGAACGTGTTAGCTTCCTGACAGA GCAAATTGCTTACTACACAGGTCCCACAG TGGGAGGGCTTCTGAATGCGACATGCGGGAATGCAACGGAGCTTATAATAGCGATATTTGCTCTGATCCAATACAAAGTGGATGTGGTGAAGTACTCTCTGCTGGGTTCCATCCTATCAAACCTTCTCCTTGTCCTTGGCACCTCACTCTTTTGTGGTGGCATTGCCAACCTTACAAAGGAACAAAAATTTGACAGa AGACAAGGGGATGTGAACTCGCTACTATTGTTGATGGCATTGCTTTGCCACATTCTGCCCTTGATGTTCCGATATACAGGGAATTCTGTTGCCATGACGGCGAAACCAACCCTTCTGTTGTCGAGAGTTTGCAGCATTATCATGCTAATTGGCTACTTTGCTTACCTTGTCTTCCAGTTGTGGACACATCGGCAAGTCTTCGAAACACAGGAG GAAGAAGATGATAGTGATGATCTGACATCGCAAGAAGCACCAGTGATAGGATTCTGGAGTGGATTTGCTTGGCTAGCTGCCATGACTGCCATCATAGCTTTACTGTCTGAATTTGTTGTGGGCACAATCGAG AATGCATCTGAATCCTGGGGCATCTCAGTCAGCTTCATCAGCATAATTTTGCTACCAATTGTTGGAAATGCAGCAGAACATGCCGGGGCAGTCATATTTGctttcaaaaacaaattg GATATATCGTTGGGAGTTGCTTTGGGATCCGCAACTCAAATTGCCGTGTTTGTG GTCCCGTTATGCGTAGTTACCGCTTGGATTTGTGGTATTAAGATGGATCTGGACTTCAATCTCCTTGAAACCGGCTCTCTTGCTCTGTCAATTATTGTAACAGCTTTCACTTTGCAG GATGGAACTTCTCATTACATGAAAGGGTTTGTCCTCCTTCTATGCTACATTGTCATTGGGGCATGCTTCTTTGTTTCTCCAACACCAACAATCA ACCAAGCAAATGTCCTCGATTTGGGAGTTAAGTCATCAACTGGGGGAATCTTCAGAGCTTGA
- the LOC131325980 gene encoding vacuolar cation/proton exchanger 3-like isoform X1, translating into MASTEPWLMENGNIKGLSKETRHGRTAHNMSSSSLRKKSDLALVSKVPCGLVRLLLANLQEVILGTKLSVLFPAIPAAIVAKCYGFGDPWVFALSLLGLTPLAERVSFLTEQIAYYTGPTVGGLLNATCGNATELIIAIFALIQYKVDVVKYSLLGSILSNLLLVLGTSLFCGGIANLTKEQKFDRRQGDVNSLLLLMALLCHILPLMFRYTGNSVAMTAKPTLLLSRVCSIIMLIGYFAYLVFQLWTHRQVFETQEEEDDSDDLTSQEAPVIGFWSGFAWLAAMTAIIALLSEFVVGTIENASESWGISVSFISIILLPIVGNAAEHAGAVIFAFKNKLDISLGVALGSATQIAVFVVPLCVVTAWICGIKMDLDFNLLETGSLALSIIVTAFTLQDGTSHYMKGFVLLLCYIVIGACFFVSPTPTINQANVLDLGVKSSTGGIFRA; encoded by the exons AACATCAAGGGCCTGAGCAAGGAGACTAGGCATGGCCGGACGGCGCACAACATGTCGTCCTCATCCCTGCGCAAAAAGTCTGATTTGGCCCTGGTTTCCAAAGTCCCCTGCGGGCTTGTTAGACTGTTGCTGGCTAATCTTCAGGAGGTCATTTTAGGGACTAAGCTTTCCGTTCTTTTTCCGGCCATTCCAGCAGCTATTGTAGCGAAGTGTTATGGATTTGGAGAT CCGTGGGTTTTTGCTTTGAGCTTACTAGGACTCACCCCTCTAGCGGAACGTGTTAGCTTCCTGACAGA GCAAATTGCTTACTACACAGGTCCCACAG TGGGAGGGCTTCTGAATGCGACATGCGGGAATGCAACGGAGCTTATAATAGCGATATTTGCTCTGATCCAATACAAAGTGGATGTGGTGAAGTACTCTCTGCTGGGTTCCATCCTATCAAACCTTCTCCTTGTCCTTGGCACCTCACTCTTTTGTGGTGGCATTGCCAACCTTACAAAGGAACAAAAATTTGACAGa AGACAAGGGGATGTGAACTCGCTACTATTGTTGATGGCATTGCTTTGCCACATTCTGCCCTTGATGTTCCGATATACAGGGAATTCTGTTGCCATGACGGCGAAACCAACCCTTCTGTTGTCGAGAGTTTGCAGCATTATCATGCTAATTGGCTACTTTGCTTACCTTGTCTTCCAGTTGTGGACACATCGGCAAGTCTTCGAAACACAGGAG GAAGAAGATGATAGTGATGATCTGACATCGCAAGAAGCACCAGTGATAGGATTCTGGAGTGGATTTGCTTGGCTAGCTGCCATGACTGCCATCATAGCTTTACTGTCTGAATTTGTTGTGGGCACAATCGAG AATGCATCTGAATCCTGGGGCATCTCAGTCAGCTTCATCAGCATAATTTTGCTACCAATTGTTGGAAATGCAGCAGAACATGCCGGGGCAGTCATATTTGctttcaaaaacaaattg GATATATCGTTGGGAGTTGCTTTGGGATCCGCAACTCAAATTGCCGTGTTTGTG GTCCCGTTATGCGTAGTTACCGCTTGGATTTGTGGTATTAAGATGGATCTGGACTTCAATCTCCTTGAAACCGGCTCTCTTGCTCTGTCAATTATTGTAACAGCTTTCACTTTGCAG GATGGAACTTCTCATTACATGAAAGGGTTTGTCCTCCTTCTATGCTACATTGTCATTGGGGCATGCTTCTTTGTTTCTCCAACACCAACAATCA ACCAAGCAAATGTCCTCGATTTGGGAGTTAAGTCATCAACTGGGGGAATCTTCAGAGCTTGA